Proteins co-encoded in one Halococcoides cellulosivorans genomic window:
- a CDS encoding methenyltetrahydromethanopterin cyclohydrolase gives MDPLNRGATEIVDEAVEFADEYGIGVDRLDSGATVLDCGIEHRGGLEAGALVVDIQTGGLASVQTDLDGVAGATRPVVTVATDHPGLALLGSQKAGWEFTGDQEALGSGPARALAAAEDVFAHLAHDESFEMAVLCLETEERPTDAIASEVADRAGVAESAVTLVGFRTASLTGSVAAAARAAELGVYRWLEADGDLASLQSASGRAPVPPVAADERVAMARGTDAVAHGGQVHLTVDGEGPDPAALVSTAEAPFESIFDDADWAYADLDRDLFAPATVTVDVIGGPTRTAGECRPDVLDRAWH, from the coding sequence ATGGATCCACTCAATCGCGGGGCGACCGAGATCGTCGACGAGGCCGTCGAGTTCGCCGACGAGTACGGCATCGGTGTCGATCGTCTCGACTCGGGCGCGACCGTTCTCGACTGTGGAATCGAACACCGCGGCGGCCTCGAAGCCGGCGCGCTCGTCGTCGACATCCAGACCGGGGGGTTGGCGAGCGTCCAGACCGACCTCGACGGCGTCGCGGGCGCGACCCGCCCAGTGGTGACGGTCGCGACCGATCACCCCGGTCTCGCCCTGCTGGGCTCACAGAAAGCGGGCTGGGAGTTCACCGGTGACCAGGAGGCGCTGGGCAGCGGGCCGGCTCGCGCACTCGCCGCCGCCGAGGACGTGTTCGCACACCTCGCGCACGACGAGTCTTTCGAGATGGCGGTGTTGTGTCTCGAAACCGAGGAGCGACCGACCGACGCCATCGCGAGCGAGGTCGCTGATCGAGCGGGTGTCGCGGAGTCCGCCGTGACGCTCGTGGGCTTCCGGACGGCGAGTCTCACCGGCAGCGTCGCCGCGGCGGCCCGTGCGGCCGAGTTGGGCGTCTATCGATGGCTCGAAGCGGACGGCGACCTCGCGTCCCTCCAGTCGGCCAGCGGTCGCGCGCCAGTCCCACCGGTCGCCGCCGACGAACGCGTCGCGATGGCGCGCGGGACCGACGCCGTCGCCCACGGCGGCCAGGTCCACCTGACCGTCGACGGCGAGGGCCCGGATCCCGCCGCGCTCGTCTCGACCGCCGAGGCGCCGTTCGAATCGATCTTCGACGACGCCGACTGGGCGTACGCCGACCTGGATCGCGACCTGTTCGCGCCCGCGACCGTCACCGTCGACGTGATCGGCGGGCCGACCCGGACGGCCGGCGAGTGCCGCCCGGACGTGCTCGATCGAGCCTGGCACTGA
- a CDS encoding thiamine-binding protein: MSVFGFLAVVPMMEGSLAGQVAKAVEALEAFDVAYETTPMGTIIEAEDTETLFAAAQAAHDAVDGDRVETTLKVDDKRTVDQRAREKVEDLAAELGREPVRDHY, encoded by the coding sequence GTGAGCGTGTTCGGATTTCTCGCCGTCGTACCGATGATGGAAGGGAGTCTCGCCGGCCAGGTCGCCAAGGCCGTCGAAGCGCTGGAGGCGTTCGACGTGGCCTACGAGACCACGCCGATGGGGACGATCATCGAGGCCGAGGACACCGAGACGTTGTTCGCAGCGGCGCAGGCGGCCCACGACGCCGTCGACGGCGACCGCGTCGAGACGACGCTGAAAGTCGACGACAAACGCACGGTCGACCAGCGCGCTCGCGAGAAAGTCGAGGACCTCGCCGCGGAACTCGGGCGCGAACCGGTTCGGGATCACTACTGA
- a CDS encoding DUF5799 family protein translates to MTDWRDSIAAERMELDGAFADRVTDAGLSNRQWDLVMAAVEIRIETPESPAEAELRADTSALGSVLDELVAMDDEGVVGTSSGDDGGFLDWLGSLTDDETSEMRATAAGLAEAYVETLETRLRESGRWTAVCEQARDDE, encoded by the coding sequence GTGACCGACTGGCGTGATTCGATCGCCGCCGAACGGATGGAACTGGACGGAGCGTTCGCCGACCGCGTGACGGACGCTGGCCTCTCGAACCGGCAGTGGGATCTGGTGATGGCTGCCGTCGAGATTCGCATCGAGACCCCCGAGTCGCCCGCCGAGGCGGAACTCCGGGCCGACACCAGCGCGCTCGGGTCCGTCCTCGACGAGTTGGTCGCGATGGACGACGAGGGCGTGGTGGGCACGTCGAGCGGTGACGACGGCGGCTTTCTGGACTGGCTGGGGTCGCTCACCGACGACGAGACCAGCGAGATGCGAGCGACGGCCGCGGGGCTGGCCGAGGCCTACGTCGAGACCCTCGAAACCCGACTCCGGGAGTCCGGTCGGTGGACGGCCGTCTGCGAGCAGGCTCGTGACGACGAATAG
- a CDS encoding DUF7557 family protein has protein sequence MPTVELTEQTVDRLDSLRVDEETYDEIVTELINIYEAEEMTLFRAGDEI, from the coding sequence ATGCCGACAGTCGAACTCACCGAACAGACGGTCGACCGCCTGGACAGCCTCCGTGTCGACGAGGAGACCTACGACGAGATCGTCACGGAACTCATCAACATCTACGAAGCCGAGGAGATGACGCTGTTCCGTGCGGGCGACGAGATCTAG
- a CDS encoding CBS domain-containing protein — protein MPVSDLMRSNVVTASPESSIDSLAESMRDHGVGSVVIEDDSTVSGIVTDRDLVTRVMAENADWSTLQASDVMTPDLQTVSADTGIAELVETLSEEGVRRMPVVENDDLVGIVALDDVFALLAVEQDRLANVVEAESPVFE, from the coding sequence ATGCCAGTGTCAGACCTGATGCGGTCGAACGTCGTCACGGCCTCGCCCGAGAGTTCCATCGACTCCCTCGCGGAGTCGATGCGTGACCACGGCGTCGGAAGTGTGGTGATCGAAGACGACTCAACGGTGTCCGGCATCGTCACCGATCGCGACCTCGTCACACGAGTCATGGCCGAGAACGCCGACTGGTCGACTCTGCAGGCGAGCGACGTCATGACGCCCGATCTCCAGACTGTCTCCGCAGACACTGGGATCGCTGAACTCGTCGAAACCCTCAGTGAGGAAGGTGTCCGGCGCATGCCCGTCGTCGAGAACGACGACCTGGTTGGGATCGTCGCACTCGACGACGTGTTCGCGTTGCTCGCGGTCGAACAGGATCGCCTTGCGAACGTCGTAGAGGCCGAATCACCCGTCTTCGAGTGA
- a CDS encoding alpha/beta hydrolase produces the protein MTGPHQDQPLKRAGADPAAAEASVVLVHGRGATADSILQMADAFPDGVAYLAPQAARNTWYPNPFTAPVETNEPGRSSGLRAVGDAVAVATDAEIPRERVALVGFSQGACLASEFLVRNPDRYGGLAALSGGLVGESIDPDEYQGDLQDTPVFLGCSDVDPHIPVERVHETTAVFERLGADVTERLYDGMGHGVNADERRVVADMVADLLDDGE, from the coding sequence ATGACCGGTCCTCACCAGGACCAGCCACTCAAGCGCGCGGGCGCGGACCCCGCGGCCGCCGAGGCGAGCGTCGTCCTCGTCCACGGACGCGGGGCGACCGCGGACAGCATCCTCCAGATGGCCGACGCGTTCCCGGACGGCGTCGCGTACCTGGCTCCTCAAGCCGCCCGGAACACCTGGTATCCGAACCCGTTTACCGCGCCCGTCGAGACGAACGAACCCGGCCGGTCGTCGGGATTGCGCGCCGTCGGCGACGCCGTCGCGGTCGCGACCGACGCCGAGATCCCTCGCGAGCGCGTGGCACTCGTTGGCTTCTCTCAGGGCGCGTGTCTGGCCAGCGAGTTCCTCGTGCGCAATCCGGACCGCTACGGTGGGCTGGCCGCACTGAGCGGCGGGCTCGTCGGTGAGTCGATCGATCCCGACGAGTATCAGGGCGATCTGCAGGACACGCCGGTCTTTCTCGGCTGTAGTGACGTCGACCCGCACATCCCGGTCGAGCGCGTCCACGAGACCACCGCGGTGTTCGAGCGGTTGGGCGCGGACGTGACCGAACGGCTGTACGACGGCATGGGTCACGGCGTCAACGCCGACGAGCGGAGGGTCGTCGCGGACATGGTCGCGGATCTGCTCGACGACGGCGAATGA
- the fba gene encoding class II fructose-bisphosphate aldolase produces the protein MPFYGGAELATVYENAQDEDYGLVASNVAEPQIMAGLMEGAARKDSDLLIQMSAGACRFAGNGDAEDGLRAMGNYIDVVADQYDIGVFLNMDHQTDMDFIDMQVETAIPSSIMIDASHEDFEENVARSKEVVQKTEAADEEILVEAELGQIKGVEDEIVAEEAFYTDPGQAVEFVDRTGCDLLAISVGTQHGVAKGKDLDLKPDLASDISQALADHGLDTPLVLHGSSGLQSDQLSDFMGRGIAKVNKDTRYQYEFTRTLADLYTDHIDEIIPPEGVADERDTFYNGVDWSPNKDVFDPRVGGRNVRERIADVHAGLTEVSGSAGQSIFPQ, from the coding sequence ATGCCATTTTACGGAGGCGCAGAACTGGCGACGGTCTACGAGAACGCCCAGGACGAGGACTACGGTCTCGTCGCGAGCAACGTCGCGGAGCCCCAGATCATGGCCGGTCTGATGGAGGGGGCCGCCCGGAAGGACTCCGATCTGTTGATCCAGATGAGCGCCGGGGCCTGTCGGTTCGCCGGCAACGGCGACGCCGAAGACGGCCTGCGCGCCATGGGGAACTATATCGACGTCGTCGCCGACCAGTACGACATCGGCGTGTTCCTCAACATGGACCACCAGACGGACATGGACTTCATCGACATGCAAGTCGAGACGGCCATCCCCTCCTCGATCATGATCGACGCCTCCCACGAGGACTTCGAGGAAAACGTCGCCCGCTCGAAGGAAGTCGTCCAGAAGACCGAGGCCGCCGACGAGGAGATCCTCGTCGAGGCCGAACTCGGCCAGATCAAAGGCGTCGAAGACGAGATCGTCGCTGAAGAGGCCTTCTACACCGACCCCGGGCAGGCCGTCGAGTTCGTCGACCGGACGGGCTGTGACCTGCTCGCCATCTCCGTCGGAACACAGCACGGCGTCGCGAAAGGCAAAGACCTCGACCTCAAGCCCGACCTGGCCAGCGACATTAGCCAGGCACTCGCTGATCACGGCCTGGACACGCCGCTCGTTCTCCACGGCTCCTCAGGGCTGCAGTCCGATCAGCTCTCTGATTTCATGGGACGGGGAATCGCGAAGGTCAACAAGGACACTCGCTACCAGTACGAGTTCACCCGGACGCTGGCCGACCTGTACACCGACCACATCGACGAGATCATCCCGCCCGAAGGCGTCGCAGACGAGCGCGACACCTTCTACAACGGCGTCGACTGGTCGCCCAACAAGGACGTCTTCGACCCCCGCGTCGGCGGGCGGAACGTCCGCGAGCGCATCGCTGACGTCCACGCCGGTCTGACCGAGGTCTCGGGCAGCGCGGGCCAGAGCATCTTCCCGCAGTAA
- the pfkB gene encoding 1-phosphofructokinase, with the protein MILTITPNPAVDQTVQIEEDLEAGRVQRSTGAQFDSGGNGINVSQFLRAFDAETVATGITGGFTGYFIEQDLADYDVPTDFVGTDEPTRLNTTIHAAGNEYKLNQSGPDVDPSIVDDIIATAQDHDPDVLNIGGSLPPGLSSDAVDRIASAGDWETALDIHGEQLVELDHGAEYVKPNEVELEAATGVDIDSIDDCAQAARELQSMGFERVLASMGSEGAMLVTPEETLYAPALDVDAVDTVGAGDSMFAGALWAYEQGRSDEDALKTAVSVSSQVVEVHGPSARDLDPEARIDDVRLWSMR; encoded by the coding sequence ATGATACTCACGATCACACCGAACCCCGCCGTCGACCAGACCGTCCAGATCGAAGAAGACCTCGAAGCCGGCCGCGTCCAGCGCTCGACGGGCGCGCAGTTCGACTCCGGCGGCAACGGGATCAACGTCTCGCAGTTCCTCCGCGCGTTCGACGCCGAGACCGTCGCGACGGGCATCACCGGCGGGTTCACGGGGTATTTCATCGAGCAGGACCTCGCCGACTACGACGTGCCCACCGACTTCGTCGGGACCGACGAGCCGACCCGACTGAACACGACGATCCACGCCGCGGGCAACGAGTACAAACTCAACCAGTCGGGCCCGGACGTCGACCCGTCGATCGTCGACGACATCATCGCGACCGCCCAGGACCACGACCCCGACGTGTTGAACATCGGTGGATCGCTCCCGCCGGGCCTGTCGAGTGACGCGGTCGATCGGATCGCCTCGGCGGGCGACTGGGAGACTGCCCTGGACATCCACGGCGAGCAGTTGGTCGAACTCGACCACGGCGCGGAGTACGTCAAGCCCAACGAGGTCGAACTCGAAGCCGCGACCGGCGTCGACATCGACTCGATCGACGACTGTGCCCAGGCCGCTCGCGAACTCCAGAGCATGGGCTTCGAGCGCGTGCTCGCCTCGATGGGCAGCGAGGGCGCAATGCTCGTCACGCCCGAGGAGACGCTGTACGCCCCCGCGCTGGACGTCGACGCCGTCGACACCGTCGGCGCGGGCGACTCGATGTTCGCGGGGGCGCTCTGGGCGTACGAACAGGGGCGGAGCGACGAAGACGCGCTGAAGACCGCCGTCTCGGTCTCCTCACAGGTCGTCGAGGTCCACGGCCCGAGTGCGCGCGATCTGGACCCCGAGGCCCGGATCGACGACGTTCGGCTGTGGTCGATGCGGTAA
- the hisG gene encoding ATP phosphoribosyltransferase — MRLAIPNKGRLHDPSVDLLERAGLHVRNGADRQLYAETVDPDVTILYARAADIPEYVADGAADAGITGLDQVREADTGRLDSLLDLEFGECRLVLAAPEDGAIETADDLDGGRIATEFPTITQTYLDEAGIDAAITEVSGATELTPHVDIADAIVDITSTGTTLRMNRLAVIDEVLDSSVRLFAREETRDDPKVQQVATALGSVVAAEDKRYIMMNAPADRLDDVEDVLPGMGGPTVMDIPDRDALAVHAVVAEREVFETVTALKEVGASDVLVTEIERLVE, encoded by the coding sequence ATGCGACTCGCGATTCCCAACAAGGGCCGATTGCACGATCCGAGCGTCGATCTCCTGGAGCGTGCCGGCCTCCACGTCCGGAACGGTGCCGACCGGCAACTGTACGCAGAGACGGTCGATCCGGACGTGACGATCCTGTACGCCCGCGCGGCGGACATTCCCGAGTACGTCGCCGACGGGGCCGCCGACGCGGGGATCACCGGCCTCGATCAGGTTCGCGAAGCCGACACCGGTCGGCTGGACTCGCTGCTCGATCTGGAGTTCGGGGAGTGCCGTCTCGTCCTGGCTGCCCCCGAGGACGGGGCGATCGAAACCGCCGACGACCTCGACGGTGGGCGCATCGCCACGGAGTTCCCGACGATCACGCAGACCTACCTCGACGAGGCGGGCATCGACGCCGCGATCACCGAGGTGTCGGGCGCGACCGAACTCACGCCACACGTCGACATCGCGGACGCCATCGTCGACATCACCTCGACGGGGACGACCCTGCGGATGAACCGCCTCGCGGTGATCGACGAGGTGCTCGACAGCTCGGTCCGCCTGTTCGCCCGCGAGGAGACCCGCGACGACCCAAAGGTCCAGCAGGTCGCGACGGCGCTCGGGTCGGTCGTCGCCGCCGAGGACAAACGCTACATCATGATGAACGCGCCCGCCGACCGACTGGACGACGTCGAGGATGTCCTCCCCGGCATGGGTGGGCCGACCGTCATGGACATCCCCGACCGGGACGCGCTCGCCGTCCACGCCGTCGTTGCCGAGCGCGAGGTGTTCGAGACCGTCACTGCGCTCAAGGAGGTCGGCGCGAGCGACGTGCTCGTCACCGAGATCGAACGGCTGGTCGAGTGA
- a CDS encoding TATA-box-binding protein, translating to MADPKETINIENVVASTGIGQELDLQSVAMDLTGADYDPEQFPGLVYRTQDPKSAALIFRSGKIVCTGAKSTDDVHQSLRIVFEKLRELEIEVEDDPEIVVQNIVTSADLGRNLNLNAIAIGLGLENIEYEPEQFPGLVYRLEDPDVVALLFGSGKLVITGGKEPVDAEKAVDKIVSRLEELGLLD from the coding sequence ATGGCCGACCCCAAAGAGACGATCAACATCGAAAACGTGGTAGCCTCGACGGGTATCGGGCAGGAACTCGACCTGCAGAGCGTGGCGATGGACCTCACCGGCGCGGACTACGACCCCGAGCAGTTCCCCGGGCTGGTCTACCGCACACAGGATCCCAAGTCGGCGGCGCTGATCTTCCGATCGGGGAAGATCGTCTGCACCGGCGCGAAAAGTACCGACGACGTCCACCAGAGTCTGCGCATCGTCTTCGAGAAGCTCCGCGAACTCGAAATCGAGGTCGAGGACGACCCCGAAATCGTGGTCCAGAACATCGTGACCTCCGCCGATCTGGGGCGGAATCTCAATCTGAACGCGATCGCGATCGGCCTCGGGCTCGAAAACATCGAGTACGAACCCGAGCAGTTCCCCGGTCTGGTCTACCGACTGGAGGACCCCGACGTGGTGGCGCTGCTCTTTGGCTCGGGGAAACTCGTGATCACGGGCGGCAAAGAGCCAGTCGACGCCGAGAAGGCGGTCGACAAGATCGTCTCCCGACTCGAAGAGCTGGGTCTGCTCGACTGA
- a CDS encoding THUMP domain-containing protein, which yields MYLLELVGTDDALAAQEAGTRASGVERIAPALAVATGIDDRVGDLALTHRVGDLLARTDASLDAVLAALTDASIDREGSVAVRARTVRETAIDTQRVERRLGALLVERGFTVDLDSPDHELRAVFSGECGALAWLTHDLDRSVADRAPTDRPFFRPGCMAPTLARALVNLAGARPGRTILDPMCGTGGHLAEARRVGARAIGIDVERAMAAGAAQNLAAVDDDGWLVARGDATALPVGAVEGCVVDVPYGRQTKVASRDVETLVEAALAELRRVTGRVVLVGDRPYVDLARATGWTVSVHVERRVHRSLDRHIHVLDRA from the coding sequence GTGTACCTGCTGGAACTGGTCGGGACCGACGACGCGCTCGCGGCCCAGGAGGCCGGGACGCGCGCGTCGGGCGTCGAGCGGATCGCGCCCGCGCTCGCGGTCGCCACCGGGATCGACGACCGGGTCGGTGATCTGGCCTTGACCCACCGCGTTGGCGACCTGCTCGCCCGGACCGACGCGTCGCTCGACGCCGTGCTCGCGGCCCTCACCGACGCCTCGATCGACCGCGAGGGGTCGGTCGCGGTGCGCGCTCGGACCGTTCGCGAGACCGCTATCGACACCCAGCGCGTCGAGCGCCGTCTGGGGGCGCTCCTCGTCGAGCGCGGCTTCACGGTCGATCTGGATTCACCCGATCACGAACTTCGGGCGGTCTTCTCGGGCGAGTGCGGCGCGCTCGCGTGGCTCACCCACGACCTCGATCGTTCGGTCGCGGATCGCGCTCCGACCGACCGGCCCTTCTTCCGCCCGGGCTGTATGGCCCCGACGCTCGCCCGCGCGCTCGTCAACCTCGCTGGCGCACGGCCCGGGCGGACGATTCTCGATCCGATGTGTGGCACCGGCGGCCACCTCGCCGAGGCACGACGGGTCGGTGCGCGAGCGATCGGTATCGACGTCGAGCGGGCGATGGCAGCGGGCGCAGCCCAGAATCTCGCGGCGGTCGACGACGACGGCTGGCTGGTCGCCCGCGGCGACGCGACCGCACTGCCGGTCGGGGCGGTCGAGGGTTGCGTCGTCGACGTGCCCTACGGTCGCCAGACGAAAGTGGCCTCTCGGGACGTCGAAACGCTCGTCGAGGCGGCCCTGGCGGAACTCCGTCGGGTCACCGGACGGGTCGTCCTGGTCGGTGATCGTCCGTACGTCGATCTGGCGCGAGCCACGGGCTGGACGGTCTCCGTTCACGTCGAGCGGCGCGTGCATCGATCGCTCGACCGGCACATTCACGTCCTCGATCGGGCCTGA
- a CDS encoding ArsR/SmtB family transcription factor, translated as MSGDRPIEDVLDTIGDEHAREVLAAVSREPLSAKELADECDLSKPTVYRRLELLEEHDLVTDRTLVADDGNHYKVFESNFESTVISLEDDEYHVRIYRTGNLSDRFSELWDELHAE; from the coding sequence GTGTCAGGCGATCGGCCGATCGAAGACGTCCTCGATACCATCGGGGACGAACACGCCCGCGAGGTGCTCGCTGCGGTCAGTCGCGAACCGCTCTCCGCCAAGGAACTGGCCGACGAGTGTGATCTCTCGAAGCCGACGGTCTATCGCCGTCTGGAACTCCTCGAAGAACACGACCTCGTGACCGATCGGACGCTCGTTGCCGACGACGGGAACCACTACAAGGTGTTCGAATCCAACTTCGAGAGCACCGTCATCTCGCTCGAAGACGACGAGTATCACGTCCGGATCTACCGGACGGGGAACCTCTCGGATCGGTTCAGCGAACTCTGGGACGAACTCCACGCCGAATAA
- a CDS encoding HVO_0416 family zinc finger protein, which translates to MSAPEASDPIDDFLASRDPTAWETSYNKKQCPDCGGLHGDTASRCSVCGWAPAAE; encoded by the coding sequence ATGTCGGCCCCCGAAGCGAGTGATCCGATCGACGATTTCCTGGCGAGTCGAGATCCGACGGCGTGGGAGACCTCCTACAACAAAAAGCAGTGTCCGGACTGTGGCGGCCTCCACGGCGACACCGCGAGTCGGTGCTCGGTGTGTGGGTGGGCCCCGGCGGCCGAATAG
- a CDS encoding metallophosphoesterase family protein: protein MEIALVSDIHGNRVALDAVREDMPAVDEVVCAGDVVGYNPWPAAAVEWVRSESIPTVMGNHDRAVATGDTPRFNDMALAGVEYAREVLADDQIDWLGSLPAVTTAVDGRVRIVHGHPDDPDRYVYAESVTASILDSEDLLVLGHTHVPFVREFEDGLVVNPGSVGQPRDGDPGAAYAVVDLDARTVEHHRVSYDVGAVIDAVEEAGLPRRIATRLAYGE, encoded by the coding sequence ATGGAGATCGCCCTCGTCTCTGATATCCACGGCAACAGGGTGGCGCTCGACGCCGTCCGCGAGGACATGCCGGCGGTGGACGAGGTCGTCTGTGCGGGCGACGTGGTGGGGTACAATCCGTGGCCCGCCGCAGCGGTCGAGTGGGTCCGATCGGAATCGATTCCGACGGTGATGGGCAACCACGACCGGGCCGTGGCGACCGGCGACACACCCCGGTTCAACGACATGGCGCTCGCGGGCGTCGAGTACGCTCGCGAGGTGCTCGCTGACGACCAGATCGACTGGCTCGGATCGCTCCCGGCGGTCACGACCGCCGTCGACGGGCGCGTCCGGATCGTCCACGGCCACCCCGACGACCCCGACCGGTACGTCTACGCCGAGTCGGTGACCGCTTCGATACTCGACTCCGAGGACCTCCTCGTTCTGGGCCACACCCACGTCCCGTTCGTCCGGGAGTTCGAGGACGGCCTCGTCGTCAATCCAGGCAGCGTCGGCCAGCCACGCGACGGCGACCCGGGGGCAGCCTACGCCGTCGTCGACCTCGACGCCCGGACCGTCGAGCACCACCGCGTCTCGTACGACGTGGGCGCGGTGATCGACGCCGTCGAGGAGGCGGGCCTCCCGCGGCGCATCGCCACGCGACTGGCGTACGGCGAGTGA
- a CDS encoding aspartate kinase, protein MRIVVKFGGTSLGSGERIERAATSVARAVEQGHEVAIVASAMGNTTDELLDDIVYDADESDRAEIVSMGERTAVRMFKGALSAHDVDAEFYEPGHEDWPIITDEFGEVDIDETTRRTHALAGTMRDEVPIVTGFLAEDHAGNVTTLGRGGSDTTAVMLGKYMDADEVVIVTDVEGVMTGDPSVVEGARNVGEISVDELRNLSFRGAEVVAPSALSYKDSGLGVRVLHYQHDDLLTGGTTIQGEFQRLIDLQEDRLSCLTVAGRAVRNRPGILSELSTALSDEGINVEAVSSGMDSITFYVRQADVETAETVLHDCVVDTDTLSSVTVTDSVAVIRITGGELPDQPGAVNRVIDPIADARINLIDVITSATSISIMVPWDDREQALNLVQDAH, encoded by the coding sequence ATGCGCATCGTCGTAAAGTTCGGCGGGACGAGTCTCGGCAGTGGCGAACGCATCGAGCGAGCGGCGACGTCGGTCGCCCGCGCGGTCGAGCAGGGCCACGAGGTCGCCATCGTCGCCTCCGCGATGGGCAACACGACCGACGAACTGCTCGACGACATCGTCTACGACGCCGACGAATCGGATCGCGCGGAGATCGTCAGCATGGGCGAGCGGACCGCCGTCCGGATGTTCAAAGGCGCGCTGTCGGCACACGACGTCGACGCCGAGTTCTACGAACCAGGCCACGAGGACTGGCCGATCATCACCGACGAGTTCGGTGAAGTCGACATCGACGAGACGACCAGGCGCACGCACGCGCTCGCGGGCACGATGCGCGACGAAGTCCCGATCGTGACGGGCTTTCTCGCGGAAGATCACGCGGGCAACGTCACGACGCTGGGTCGCGGTGGGTCGGACACCACGGCGGTCATGCTCGGCAAGTACATGGACGCCGACGAAGTCGTCATCGTCACCGACGTCGAGGGCGTCATGACCGGCGATCCCTCCGTGGTCGAGGGCGCGCGCAACGTCGGTGAGATCAGCGTCGACGAGTTGCGCAACCTCTCCTTCCGCGGGGCGGAAGTCGTCGCGCCGTCGGCGCTGTCCTACAAGGATTCGGGGCTGGGCGTTCGCGTCCTGCACTACCAGCACGACGACCTGCTGACTGGCGGGACGACCATCCAGGGCGAGTTCCAGCGACTGATCGACCTTCAGGAAGATCGGTTGTCGTGTCTGACCGTCGCCGGGCGCGCGGTGCGCAATCGGCCGGGGATTCTCTCGGAACTCTCCACGGCACTGTCCGACGAGGGCATCAACGTCGAAGCGGTCTCCAGCGGCATGGACTCGATCACGTTCTACGTCCGACAAGCGGACGTCGAGACCGCCGAGACGGTGTTGCACGACTGTGTGGTCGACACCGACACGCTGTCCTCGGTCACCGTGACGGACTCGGTCGCCGTGATCCGGATCACCGGCGGGGAGTTGCCCGACCAGCCGGGCGCAGTCAACCGCGTGATCGATCCGATCGCGGACGCACGGATCAACCTCATCGACGTGATCACCTCCGCGACCTCCATCTCGATTATGGTCCCCTGGGACGACCGCGAACAGGCGCTGAATCTCGTTCAGGACGCGCACTGA